The Aquidulcibacter paucihalophilus genomic interval GAACGGACGTTCATGCGGCACCGGTCCTCATTGATGCTGTGCGCCCCTCTCGCGGTCGGGGGAAAGGACGTGCGGGAGGTGTGGAGAAGTCTGCCAAAGCTCTTGGTCGGATTGTAGAGGTTGGTAACGTGTAAGCGTACACACTCAAAAAGAGCGCGCTTATGTCCGAGACGGATTACCCCATCCTGATCATATTTTCTCGGGAGCCTGATGATGAGATGGTGGAACTACTCCGGTTAGCCTTGCGCGCGGAAGGGGCTGAACCCGAAGAAGGCACAGGGGCCGGTCGGTTAAATGGCAGACAAGCTGAGAAATGGCATTCTTCACGCGGCGAATACCTACTCACGCACCACGACGGCCTTGTCCTGCTAGAAGCCACGGCTCCACTGATTGAAGCCATTCGCATGCATGTTCAGCCTCGCGATTTTGATGCCAATGAATAGGAAACGGGTTGCAGGCATTGCGCTCACGATCAGTCTGACTCTCCTGGCAGCGCCTCTCTTCTGGGGCTGTAAGGCGGCTTCGCAGCTCCCGGCGTTCAGGCCTGCTGAGGCGGTGCTGAATAGCTGCGTCGTCGCGCCATACACACCGATGGCGCTCCCGCTCCACTCTCTTGCCAACACGCTGGAGCAAAGAGGACTCGTGATCGCCTGGGAGGCTCATGGATCCAACTTTGTTCTACGGAGCCGGAAGGACGACCACCTGACAGGCGAGGCGTTGCTGATCGATTTCGATATCCAGTTTGACGGAGGGCAGGGCGAGACCACCGCTTCTGAGTCATGTGGACCGGGGCGCGCCATCATCACCCGCATTCAAACCAACGACGGCGTCCATGAGGGGCTGGCAGTCGACCAGCTCCTGGTAGCTTTGGCGATGGTAACTGAACCGCCAGCAAGTCCAACTCAGCAGGACGTGACGGGGAGCCGAGAGGTTGATGCCGTCATTCCAAAGACCGGGGAAGCACGCGGCACGTGCGACGTAACCCTTGAAGGTCTCACGCTTATGTCAGGACCTTGCCAGGGGCTTTTCCACGAGGACCGGGTCGTCCTGAGCAGCCAGCAGGCTGGAGGATGTCACGTCGATCTTCGATGGGACGGCAATGCAGCTGCGGCCATCGTCTACAGCTATCGGAACCCGTGTCTGTCGCCGGTCACCGGAGAATCCCTCGACGCCGATGTGCCCCTAGGGAGCGTGATAAGGGAAGGCCAGTGCTGGACCAACGAGGCGGTTCGAGTATGCCTTGAAGGCTAAGGACGCTCGCGGCCAACGCGTCGCGCAAGGGGCGGATTCACCAGCCCGTCATTGGCAGCGTGCTGTGTATACCCCCACTACCCAGACTACTACTTGTATATAGCTAGTGGGTGGCGTGATGGCGCTGGCGCGACGATCCTTAGAATTCGCGCGACGGAACTGAAGGCTGCGTCTCGCGACTGAAGGTCCGGGTTTTCATTCAACGGGATCGCCTATAGTATCCTCGTTGATGCGGGCATCTGGCTTGGCCAGAAAGCGCCGACCGCTCTTCCGGGCGGCTGAGCTGATATAGCGGACTAACCGCTGACCGGCGCGTCACTCTCATATCATTTCAATCAGCGGGCGCCCGACGTGCCCCTAGGAGTAGTGACGACATGACGCCCAAAAAGCGTGCACAGTTGGCTGCCGATCGTCGATCGGCCGCGGCCATATCGAACCGATGCTGGACTTCAGCCGAGGCAGCGGGAGTGGTGCCAAAATCCGGGTTCGGACGTGATCACATCGAGCTGCCGGACACCCTTGAGCCTTTGCTTGCTATCCGCGAGCGCCGGCTAATGCACAAAGCCATGAAGTATTTCGAGGCCGCATTTCGTTCGGGGTGGGATGTATATCACCTAACGTGGTGCCCTCCCGAGTTCCGAGTGCCTCCGGGTTCGTTGACGCCCGATGTGGTGAAACAGCTCAGGACGATCGCCAGCCGGCGAGCGAGGAATATTCCAACGACCTTGGGGCGACGTTTGATTGGCGGTGTCGATATCGCGTTCAACCCCGATGGTACCCAAGCTGACTGGGGCGTTTGGTGTGTTCATTTGCATGCGCTGGTGATTGTAAGAGACCTAGACGGAGTCAGCGCACAAAATGCCATCAAGTCTGCATTTCGCGTGGACCCGAGGGATCGTGAGGTGCTCGACATCCGGCCTAGGAAGGCGGTCAAGATCAAGGATCTGGCTCACCTTCTGAAAACCATGTCCTACATCTCCGGAGTCCTCGCGTTGGTCGACCATAACCCGCGCCAGAACCGACATCGCCGCTACCGCGAAGTTCGACAGGCGACTTCTTACAAATCCTATCAGATGCTCCCAGGCCATCTTCAGCAGGAACTAACCCGCCTGTACGCGGCGTTGGGGCCCAAGGGCTTTTGGGTACTATCGGGCTTTCGCCGGCGGGGCGATCGGGTCGAACCCGAGCCAGGGTTCACTCAAGCTGAGACTGATGTGCTCAAAGACCTGCGCGGACAGCGCAAATCGGCTCGCAAAGTCCACGGTGGGTTTGGAATGGCCGTGAACGACCTTCGACTCTTTTAGACGACGATGGAGGGGGCGGCTCCGAAGGGGGCTATTTAGTCCACCCGGCAGGTCAATGCTAAGGTGGCCTGATAGACCAGTCGGTACCGCCCCTTCGGTCCAAATCGTCGAAAGTCGAGCGAAGTCATGCGGCCTGAATCCCTGACTAGGGCGGTCTGGTCCCCGAGCTTGCTAATCACGGTCCAGTGCCGATAGCCGGGGCAGGCGATTTGAACGATCACTGCAGTGCCCGGCTTGGCAACAACCTCTCGGAGCTTACTGAGCATCTCAGCCGGGCAAGAAACTGCGCTTCGCTGTAGTGGTTGGTTGAGGCACAGCTGCACGTGGCGGGATGGGGGCCAATGCGAAGCGACTTTCCGGACGGCAAGCCGCAGATCCGCGGCTGTTAATCCGTAGTCCATGGCGGCACGCAGCCTTGGGGCAGGAAGAGCGCTGGTAAGCAGGACGAACAGCTCTTTGTGTGTCCTGCCCCTGGGCTCGCACAAGCCCGCGATGTCCAGAGCGTTAATGATGGCATAGACGCCGCAAAGACCGTCAAAAGTCCCTTGTTTGGCGGGCCTCACGTTCGGTGCCCCACTGGGTGCAGCAGCACGTCAGTACTCTTCCGCCAGCATGATGCTCAGGACCCGCACGCAGGCGGCCGGGTCCGACGGATCAACAGCGTGTGAGGTCATCGAGGCGTCGTAGTAGTCGATCTTCCAGAAGATCCGTTGAGCGCCGACGGTCACGGCCCCGAAGTCGTGTTCGCCGTAGGGGTCGTTCCGCTCGTCGAATTTGTCGAAGTGACGAACAGCCACCAAAGCAGCTGCCGCCATGCCAGGCCCGCCGGCCATGATGCCTGAGCTGACGAGGATGCGCCCTCCGACGTGCTGACGCCGCAGTCGGTCGTTGAGCGCACGGATGCGCTCGCGTCTTTCAACGTTCATGTGTTTTGTCCTGTGGAATGGGCAGCGGTGCGGGTGATCGCAAGCACTGGCTTGAGTGCTGCCGGCCTGTTGGAGGCCGTCCTAGAGACGGCCTATGGGTAGTGGGCTACAGCCCGAGGACGAGCCGACGTTGGGCGTCTGAGTCGCCGTCGATGTATCCTTGGGTCACTTCAATTGAACGGTGACCTGCAAGCAGTTGGATGTCGCGGAGGCTCGCGCCGGCGCGATGGGCGTTGCGGGCCGCAAAGGTGATGAAAGTCCTACGGCCGGAGTGAGACGAGCAACCAGACGCTCCGATGTCGTGGAAGAGGGTTTTGAACCAGTTCACCAAGCTATTGGCCTGCATCCGGTGCCCACTCCGTAGCGAGCGGATGACGGGGCCGCACCGGTCGGTCCTAGCGAGAACGAGGAGTGCGGTTCTTAGCTCCGGGTGGAGGGGTATCCTTCGGCCGCCGCTCTTTTTGGCAATCCTATTCTCTACAGTGAGGCTGGTGCCGACGCGCCCTAACGGGTCAAGCAGCATGGACCAGTCAAGCGCTGCAATTTCACAAGCCCGGAGACCCGCCCGAAGAGACAACAGGAAGATCGCAATATCTCGCTCGGCTGAATGGCGTTTTGAAAGATGCCGTAGTGCCCGTCGAACAACGGGGTCGGTTAGAAGTTTAGCTTGTTTTCCTGGCATTCTGCGGTCCTTGCGCGCAGCCAAAATCGCTCGCTAAGGGGCGAGGGTCTCGGGCATGAGTTGTGAGGATGTGCTGCCCAGCGCGCACTGGGCTGGCATGCTTATTATAGCATAAGCCACGGATAACGCAATAGAAAAAACAATGTTCGTGCAACATCGGGGGCGGTACGAGCGATGACGCATGCGGCTTGCATGCGTTAGACAGACCTGTCATAAACGCATGCAGGAAGGATGTTTTTATGCGCAGAGCTGAGCTACTTCAGATCGTGGGAATACCCGCGACGACCTACAACGCCCTAAACAACCGCGGCCACCTCCCTTTTGCGGGCCGCGCCACGGCCACGGGCTGGACTGACTTCCAGGAGGAACAGGCGGTCCGCCTCGCTTTGCTAATGGACCTCGCAAGGGCCGGCCTGCCGCAGAGTCATGCTGCAACTCTGGTGCGCAATCATTTTGATGACCTTTTAGATCTGGCAAACGAGGGCAGACCCAGCGACGCCGGCCGCTTCCTGTTTGGGGGCGCAACCCTTGAAACCACTGAACCGGTCAGGGCCGCGGAACCCGTCATAAGACCAATCATCGCGGTAACCGGCACCCTTGATAAGGCCATTCGACGTGTCGCCGTTGATCACGGCAGCGGGTCGGACGTTCAGATGTTAGCCATCGTTCTGGTGGACGTGACCACCACCATTTCAGCGCTCTATAGGCGTGTCCGCACCTCCGACGTTCCCAACGCCGAGATGCAGCAGTGGGCCATTCTGTTTGGGGCAGAGAAGGGCCGATTGATTTCGCCGCGGGGGGAACGGTGGTGAGCTCAACCAGTGCAGGTGGTGAGGAAAGCGTCGGCCGGGTTCGCCGGTCTGTATTGCCGTCAAGTTGCCCTCCACGAGGTTTGGGGCGGGCGGCAGCGGCGGAATATATTGGCGTTGGGGTCAGCAAGTTCGACCAGATGGTTGCGGACCGCCGTATGCCGACCGCCAAGGAAATTGACCGCCGCAAGGTATGGGACCGCATAGAACTGGATGAGGCATTCTCGGCTCTGCCGGCAGAGGTTCCCGAGAACCCCTGGGATGCAGTGCTGTGAAGCGCCGTCCGCCATACGCAAGCTACTATCGCGACCGTCACGGGGTGGTTCGGTGGCGGTTCCGGAAGAAGGGCTGCCAGGAAAGCCAGACCCGGGAGCCTTTCGACAGCCAAGCATGGTGGGCTTGGTATGAAGCAGCCAATCTAAATTTGGTCCCTCCCATAGGGTCTTCCCGAACCCGGCCAGGTTCAATCGATGCTCTAGCCGTAGAGTTTTACGCCTCTGCAGAGTGGCAGTCGCTGCGGCCTACGACGCGGCGCACGTACAAGGGGATCCTCGACCGGTTCCGCGACCTGAAGCTCGCTTCAACACGATGCGGCTTCCTGCCGGTTGCTCAGCTGCAGCCCAAACATATCCGTAAGATAATTGATGGGATGGCCGACCGCTCCGCGGCAGCCAACAACCTGCTCAAAATCATACGGGTCGTCTTGGGGTTTTCTGTCGACCGGGGTTGGCGGGACGACAATCCCGCGATTCACATCAAACCTCTTAAGCGCCGGACGGATGGCTTCCTGACTTGGTCGGAAGAAGACATCAGCAAGTTCGAGACCCGCTGGCCGCTTGGGTGCAAGGAGAGGCTCGCCTTCGACTTGCTACTCTACACGGCACAGCGTTCAGGTGACGTTAGGCGTATGGGGCCGCAGCACGTTCAGAACGGCTACATCCGGGTTGTCCAGGAGAAGACGGGTGAGGCGCTGGAGCTCCCCGTTCATGCAAGGCTGCTGGCGTCCCTCGACGCGGTGCCGACAGCCCACCTAACGTTCATTGTGACAAAGCACGGCGAACCGTACACCGCGAAAGGGTTCAGCCAGTGGATCAGTGAGGCGGCCAATCAGGCCGGCTTACCTCGTGCCGCTTCCGCGCACGGTCTCCGGAAAGCGGCCGCGCGGCGGCTCGCGGAAGCTGGCTGCTCGGCTCACATGATCATGTCCGTGACCGGGCATCGAAGCCTCAAAGAGGTCGAGCGCTACACCAGGGCAGCGGGGCAACGCCTCCTGGCGACATCGGCGATGAGCCGCATTACGGGAACATAAGCAGCACAACCGTTGTCTAACTCTGTCGACCGACCTCGGGAAGTTAGACAAAAACGCGTGTAATGTTTTGTTATATAACGTAAAAACAGCGCGCCTGGCGGACAGGGTGGGATTCGAACCCACGGTAGGCTTTCACCTACGGCGGTTTTCAAGACCGCTGCCTTAAACCACTCGGCCACCTGTCCGTGTTCATCGAGCGGACTGGCCGCATAGCGCCAAACGGGTCGTTAACCAAAGCGGAAATGTCTTTGGCCATGCTGATCGTCTTCACAGGCGGGGACATGGCCGGAATTATTTCCAGGAAAGCGCTTCGGGGCGTCGTCGTTGCGGCCTTGCTGTCGCTGGTCGCGGCCTGCGCCGGCGTTGCCCGGCCCGAGGCGTCGCGTCTGCCTGTGGTGACGGATCCGGCCCCCATCGTGCCCGGCGCGATGCGCCGGTATCAGGTGCGCGGCCGCTGGTATCAGCCGGCCGAACAGCCGGGCTATGACGAAACCGGTCTCGCCTCCTGGTACGGGGATCAGTTCAACGGCCGGCCGACCTCCACCGGCGAGCGGTTCGACATGCATGCACTGACGGCGGCTCACAAGACGCTGCCGTTGCCCGGACTGGTCGAGGTGACCAACCTGGCCAATGGCCGCCGGATCGTGGTGCGGGTCAATGACCGCGGGCCCTTTGTCGACAACCGGATCATTGACCTTTCGCGCGGCTCGGCCGAGGCGTTGGGCATGCTGCAGGTGGGTGTGGGAGAGGTCCGGGTCCGCTATCTGGGCCGGGCACCACGGACCGGCGGCGGGACGACGCTTCAGTATGCGGCCGCACCGGATCGAGCCCCACCGGCGGACGCGGAATCATCCTCGCGCGGGGCCTACTGGATCCAGGCCGGGGCCTTCTCGGACCGCCGCGCCGCGCGGCATGTCGCCGATCAGCTCGGTGACCGCGCCACGGTCGACGTCGATCGGACCGATGGCCTTTTCCGGGTCCTCGTCGGGCCCTGGCCCGATCCCAATGCCGCCGAACGGTCGCGGCAGGCGGTGATTGCACGCGGATACGCTGACGCCCTGTTGATATCGGCGCGCTGAGGCTTGCTTGATTGCCCGCCGTCGCCATTGTGCGCCGGTGACCCAGGGCAGATTCATCACGTTCGAAGGCGGCGAGGGGACCGGCAAGTCGACCCAGGCCGCGCGGCTGGTCGACCGGCTGCGCGCGCGTGAGCTGGAGGTCGTCCAGACCCGTGAGCCGGGCGGGTCGCCCGGGGCCGAGGATATCCGCGCCATCGCCCTGAACGGAGATGCCGGGCGCTGGTCACCGGTGACCGAGACCCTGCTGATGTTCGCCGCCCGCAGTGACCATCTGGAGCGTACCATCCGGCCCGCGCTCGAGGCCGGCCGCTGGGTGGTCTGCGATCGTTTCGCCGATTCCAGCCGCGCCTATCAGGGTGTCGGCGGGGGCACGCCGGCGGCGTTCATCGAATCGCTGGACGCAGCTATCGTCGGTGCCACCCAGCCGGACCTGACGCTCATCTTCGACCTCCCGGTCGAGGTCGGGCTGGAGCGGGCGTTCGGCCGCGGTCAGTTCGAGACCCGTTTCGAATCCAAGGGTCTCGAGTTCCATGCGCGTCTGCGTCGCGGCTTCCTCGACATCGCTGCGCGGTATCCCGAGCGGTGCGTCATCATCGACGCTGACGGCGATCAGGACACGGTCGAGGCCCGTGTATGGGCCGCCGTCGAGGCCCGGTTGCCGTGAGTGAACACGCACGGGATCGATTCGACCTGGTCCCCGATGCGGCGGCCGAAGCCGCCTTCCTTGACGCGTTCGGCAAGGATCGGCTGCACCACGCCTGGCTGCTTTGCGGCCCCGAGGGTTCGGGCAAGGCGACCTTCGCCTTCCGCGCCGCGCGCCGCCTGCTGGGGGCCGCGCCCGATCCGTCGCGGGGGCCGCTTGGAACCAGCCCTGAAGATCCGGTGGCGCGGCTGGTCACGGCCCGGTCCCATCCAGACCTGCTGGTGCTTGAGCGGGCCGTCGAGGGCGGCAAGACGAAGAAGTCGATCTCGGTCGACCAGGCCCGCGAGCTGCCCGAATTCTTCGCCAAGAGCCCGTCCCAGGCGCGCTACCGCGTGGCCATCATCGATGCCGCCGACGACCTGAACCTGAACGCCGCCAATGCCTTGCTGAAGGTTCTTGAAGAGCCGCCCGAGCGGGGCGTACTGTTCCTCGTCACCCATGCGCCGGGCCGGCTTTTGGCGACGATCCGTTCCCGCTGTCGTCGGCTGGCCTTTCCGGTCTGGCCGCTGCATGCCCTGGAGGAACTGGTCCGCAATCGCACGGGTGTGAGCTCCGCCGAGGCCGCCCGGATCGCGGGCATGGCCGGCGGCTCACCGGGCCGGGCGCTGGCGCTGGCGTCCGGTGCGACGCTGGAAGCAGACCAGTTGGCGCAGGCCTGGGTTTCGGCACCGAGCGTGGATCGCGCCGAGGCCCTCGCGGTCGCGGACAAATTCCGCGGACCCGAGGGGCAGGACCGGTTCGAGACCCTGATGGACCGGCTCTCGGCGGCCGTGAAGGTGCGGGCGCTGGAGGAGGGGGCGTCCGGCGCGCGCTGGGCGGATCTGTGGAGCCGTCTGGCAGAGTTGCCGGACCGGACGGCCGCAATCAATCTGGACCGGGCGGATGTGCTGGCGGGGGCCCTGGCCGACCTGCAACGGGTCAAGGCAGGCGGCGGATGATCATCGACAGCCACGTCAACCTGCATGCGCATCAGTTCGATGAAGACCGCGATGCGGTGATCGCAAGGGCCCGCGAGGCCGGCGTTCAGATGATGGTGGAGATCTCCGACAAGCTGTCGACCTTCGAGGCCACCCATGGGCTGGCCATGGCCCATGACGACATCTGGTGCACGGTCGGTGCCCATCCGCACGAGGCGAAGGACCATGTCGACCTGACCGTCGACCGGCTGATCGAACTGGCTGGAAGGCCGCGGGTGGTCGGGATCGGGGAGTGCGGGCTGGACTTCCACTACGATCTCAGCCCGCGCGATGTGCAGGCGGCGGTGTTCCGGACCCATATCCACGCCGCGCGCAGGACTGGCTTGCCGCTGGTCGTGCATACGCGCGAGGCGGATGACGTCATGGCCGGCATCCTGGCCGAGGAGCAGGCCGACGGGCCGTTCCGGTTCCTGATGCATTGCTACACCAGTGGGCCAGAACTCGCGGAAAAGGCAGCCAAACTCGGTGCCTGGTTCTCGGTCTCCGGCATCGCCACCTTCAAGGCGGCGAACGAGGTGCGCGAGATCGTGGCCGGCATGCCGCCCGAGCGGATCATCGTGGAGACCGACTGTCCTTATCTGGCGCCCATGCCGCACCGGGGGCGGCGCAATGAGCCGGCCTGGGTGGTTCACGTCCTCGACAAACTGGCTGAGATCCGCGGCTGGAGCCGGGGCGAGGCGGAGGCGCGCACGACCGAAGCCTTCTTCGCCCTGTTCGACCGCATACCGAGGCCGGAGGGCGCATGAGCGAGTCTGGCGCGCTGGAAGTCGTGATCCTCGGCTGCGGCTCGTCCGGCGGCGTGCCGCGCGGAGACGGCGACTGGGGCGACTGCGATCCCGCCGAGCCGAAGAACTATCGTACCCGCTGTTCGCTGCTGGTGCGCCGGCACGGGGCGGACGGGGTGACCAGCGTGCTGGTCGACACCTCGCCGGACCTGCGCGCCCAGATGCTGGCGGCGAACGTCCGCCATGTCGACGCGGTCCTCTACACCCATGACCACGCCGATCAGGTGCATGGCATCGACGATCTGCGGGTCTTCGCCATGCGCGCGCGGCGGCGCATTCCGGCCTGGATGGACGTCGCAACGCGCTATGCCCTGACCGGGCGGTTTCCGTATATTTTCAAGACCCAGGAAGGCTATCCGGCCATTCTGGACGAGATGGCGATCCCGCCGCATGGAGAGCCATGGGCGGTCGGGGGTGCGGGCGGCGCGATCCCGGTCGTGACCTTCGACCAGGCGCATGGCCCGATCCGCTCGGTCGGTTATCGCATCGGGCCGGTGGCCTATTCCAGCGACGTGTCTGACCTCGACGAGGCGGCGATCGAGGCGGTACGCGGCTGCGAGTTCTGGATCGTCGACGCCCTGCGCTGGACCCCGCACCCGACCCACGCCCATGTCGACAAGACGCTGGACTGGATCGCCCGGTCCGGCGTGAAGCGGGCCGTTCTGACCAATCTGCACCTCGACCTCGACTACAACGCCCTGAAGGCCGTCGTGCCGGCCAACGTCGATGTCGCCTACGACGGCTGGTCGGCCCGTCTGTCCCTTGAGACCGGAGCGCCCCGATGAAACGTCTTCTGCCTTTGGTTTGCGGCCTGGCCGCCCTGCTTCTGTCCTCGACGGCGATGGCCCAGCCGGCGCCGCTCGAAGGCGATTTCACCGCGGCCGGTTTCACCCTGACCTCGGGCCAGTCGCTGCCCGAACTGCGGATGCACTACCGCACCCTGGGGCAGCCGCGCCGGGGTGCCGACGGTCGGGTCGAGAACGCAGTCCTGCTGCTGCACGGCACCGGCGGAACCGGCGCGCAGTTCCTGTCGCCGCAGTTCGCGGGCGAGCTGTTCGGGCCCGGCCAGCCGCTCGATACCGCGCGCTACTACATCATCATGCCCGACAACCTCGGCCACGGCGGGTCATCGAAGCCGTCGGACGGGCAGCGGGCGCGGTTCCCGGAATATGGCTATGCCGACATGGTCGAGGCGCAGCGGCGGATGCTGGTCGACGGGCTGGGCGTGGACCGGGTC includes:
- a CDS encoding DUF3768 domain-containing protein, whose translation is MNVERRERIRALNDRLRRQHVGGRILVSSGIMAGGPGMAAAALVAVRHFDKFDERNDPYGEHDFGAVTVGAQRIFWKIDYYDASMTSHAVDPSDPAACVRVLSIMLAEEY
- a CDS encoding site-specific integrase, with product MPGKQAKLLTDPVVRRALRHLSKRHSAERDIAIFLLSLRAGLRACEIAALDWSMLLDPLGRVGTSLTVENRIAKKSGGRRIPLHPELRTALLVLARTDRCGPVIRSLRSGHRMQANSLVNWFKTLFHDIGASGCSSHSGRRTFITFAARNAHRAGASLRDIQLLAGHRSIEVTQGYIDGDSDAQRRLVLGL
- a CDS encoding tyrosine-type recombinase/integrase; translation: MADRSAAANNLLKIIRVVLGFSVDRGWRDDNPAIHIKPLKRRTDGFLTWSEEDISKFETRWPLGCKERLAFDLLLYTAQRSGDVRRMGPQHVQNGYIRVVQEKTGEALELPVHARLLASLDAVPTAHLTFIVTKHGEPYTAKGFSQWISEAANQAGLPRAASAHGLRKAAARRLAEAGCSAHMIMSVTGHRSLKEVERYTRAAGQRLLATSAMSRITGT
- a CDS encoding septal ring lytic transglycosylase RlpA family protein, with the protein product MSLAMLIVFTGGDMAGIISRKALRGVVVAALLSLVAACAGVARPEASRLPVVTDPAPIVPGAMRRYQVRGRWYQPAEQPGYDETGLASWYGDQFNGRPTSTGERFDMHALTAAHKTLPLPGLVEVTNLANGRRIVVRVNDRGPFVDNRIIDLSRGSAEALGMLQVGVGEVRVRYLGRAPRTGGGTTLQYAAAPDRAPPADAESSSRGAYWIQAGAFSDRRAARHVADQLGDRATVDVDRTDGLFRVLVGPWPDPNAAERSRQAVIARGYADALLISAR
- the tmk gene encoding dTMP kinase, with product MTQGRFITFEGGEGTGKSTQAARLVDRLRARELEVVQTREPGGSPGAEDIRAIALNGDAGRWSPVTETLLMFAARSDHLERTIRPALEAGRWVVCDRFADSSRAYQGVGGGTPAAFIESLDAAIVGATQPDLTLIFDLPVEVGLERAFGRGQFETRFESKGLEFHARLRRGFLDIAARYPERCVIIDADGDQDTVEARVWAAVEARLP
- a CDS encoding DNA polymerase III subunit delta', producing the protein MSEHARDRFDLVPDAAAEAAFLDAFGKDRLHHAWLLCGPEGSGKATFAFRAARRLLGAAPDPSRGPLGTSPEDPVARLVTARSHPDLLVLERAVEGGKTKKSISVDQARELPEFFAKSPSQARYRVAIIDAADDLNLNAANALLKVLEEPPERGVLFLVTHAPGRLLATIRSRCRRLAFPVWPLHALEELVRNRTGVSSAEAARIAGMAGGSPGRALALASGATLEADQLAQAWVSAPSVDRAEALAVADKFRGPEGQDRFETLMDRLSAAVKVRALEEGASGARWADLWSRLAELPDRTAAINLDRADVLAGALADLQRVKAGGG
- a CDS encoding TatD family hydrolase — its product is MIIDSHVNLHAHQFDEDRDAVIARAREAGVQMMVEISDKLSTFEATHGLAMAHDDIWCTVGAHPHEAKDHVDLTVDRLIELAGRPRVVGIGECGLDFHYDLSPRDVQAAVFRTHIHAARRTGLPLVVHTREADDVMAGILAEEQADGPFRFLMHCYTSGPELAEKAAKLGAWFSVSGIATFKAANEVREIVAGMPPERIIVETDCPYLAPMPHRGRRNEPAWVVHVLDKLAEIRGWSRGEAEARTTEAFFALFDRIPRPEGA
- a CDS encoding MBL fold metallo-hydrolase gives rise to the protein MSESGALEVVILGCGSSGGVPRGDGDWGDCDPAEPKNYRTRCSLLVRRHGADGVTSVLVDTSPDLRAQMLAANVRHVDAVLYTHDHADQVHGIDDLRVFAMRARRRIPAWMDVATRYALTGRFPYIFKTQEGYPAILDEMAIPPHGEPWAVGGAGGAIPVVTFDQAHGPIRSVGYRIGPVAYSSDVSDLDEAAIEAVRGCEFWIVDALRWTPHPTHAHVDKTLDWIARSGVKRAVLTNLHLDLDYNALKAVVPANVDVAYDGWSARLSLETGAPR